The genomic interval CGCCGGCCCGGAGCGGCCGCCAGGGTGGCACCCGTCACCCCAGAGATAGGGCTGGCCCAGGCCCGAGCGATCATGGCCGAAGCGGACGTGCGGGCAGGGGACCTGGTTTTCGTGGGGTCGGTCTCTGGGCGGCAGGTGCTTCCGGTGGAACTCTCCCTCATCGCCAAGCAGCGGGGCGCGTTGGTGGTGGCCGTCACGAGCCGCGCGTACAGCACGAGCGTCCGGTCCAACCACCCGTCAGGTAAGCGATTGATGGAGGTGGCGGATCTCGTGCTCGATCACGGCGCCCCGCCCGGGGATGCTATGCTGCAAATCCCGGGCATCGATGCACCCATGGCGCCCGCGTCAGGAATCGGCGCGGCAGTGGTGATGTGGGCCGTTGTCCTGGCGTCGGCCGAAGAGCTGGCGAGGCGGGGCATAAGTCCGAGTGTCTACCGGAGCATCAACCTGGATGATTCTGACAGCCACAACCGGGAAGCGCTTCGACTGTTCGAAGAGCGAGGGTATTGAGCCGGGGCGGGTTCGCTGGACCTGAAGCCGAAGGTGACCGAAAGGAGGCATTCCGTGCCGTACTTTCCGCAGGGGTCCTCGGAGATGAACGGGTTGCGCCACGTCATTTTGACCGGGTTCCGTGCAGGACAGCCGGTGGACGAAGAGGATCTGCTGTACGACCTGGTTCACCTGGATGCCGGTGGCAGACCAGATAGCTGGCTTTTCGATACGGCAGTGGTGATAGGCCAGCCTTCATCCGGCAATGCGATCGGGGCTGACGTAAACCGCGGCACGACGATGTCAGGTGAAGGAGATTTCTACGCGATCCCGGTCCCCAACCCTTCCAACCGACGTGACTGGGAAGAAATCGTTGAGGCTTTGTTCCGACCGGGAGGATGGCTGGCGGTCAGGGAAGGACTCATAGCTGGCCTTTCCGATGCGCTCGGGCCGCCACCCAGCCCCATGAACGTCATTATCGGGTTACCCTACCCGGCGATCACCCAGTCCATGTTCGGCAAGCTCCCGGGAGGCACGCGCAATCTCAATTTCTCCGTGCTGGGCCAGAACCTCACTCGGGCGACCGCCGACCGGCTCGAGGCCGAGGTTTGGATGGTCGAGCAGATTCATGGAGCTTGGAAGAAGGCGAACCTGCGGCACCAGCGCCTC from Bacillota bacterium carries:
- a CDS encoding sugar isomerase domain-containing protein — encoded protein: MSQPMTVTEHPAVERYFSAIRNLVCQIEGSQNEAIRQAARMVADTVQRKGAVFVYDTGHMLSRELVGRAGGLVLLLPLRAEFRVDGSVPFRRPGAAARVAPVTPEIGLAQARAIMAEADVRAGDLVFVGSVSGRQVLPVELSLIAKQRGALVVAVTSRAYSTSVRSNHPSGKRLMEVADLVLDHGAPPGDAMLQIPGIDAPMAPASGIGAAVVMWAVVLASAEELARRGISPSVYRSINLDDSDSHNREALRLFEERGY
- a CDS encoding DUF4855 domain-containing protein; amino-acid sequence: MPYFPQGSSEMNGLRHVILTGFRAGQPVDEEDLLYDLVHLDAGGRPDSWLFDTAVVIGQPSSGNAIGADVNRGTTMSGEGDFYAIPVPNPSNRRDWEEIVEALFRPGGWLAVREGLIAGLSDALGPPPSPMNVIIGLPYPAITQSMFGKLPGGTRNLNFSVLGQNLTRATADRLEAEVWMVEQIHGAWKKANLRHQRLLGFYWVFETVYRGWDVDDHYLLKELRRYVSGLGLKMFWIPFWSSYNVHLLDNYRDYYFDLAFLQPNYMFYKTLTGVGLRPAAEAARQRHAGIEIEYYLKLDEPVAIESERHQRFREYLDGGVEFGYMTEAACAYFIGGGGVRALFRSPDPRERAFYEDIYRFVKGTYRRR